TGTTATAAAAGACAGCAGAGGGGTTTGTGCTGGAGAAACAGAGAGCAGCTCAGCTCGCCCGCCAGTGCGCCCTGGTCTGCTGGAGCTCTCTGGGCTCCACTGACACGACAAGGGCTTTGACACTTCTCCTGACATGTGCGTCTCGATCCCAAACCAAATCTGCCCCCAGAGGTGTCCCCAGACCAAAGAGGCAgagcagaagaagaagatgaagctCACCAGGTCTGCAAGGTGGCCTTGCAAGAGGAGAGAGGGATGAATCCTCAAGGGAGCAGAATCTGTTTGACATGGCATTCAACactgaaaaagagattaaaactatttcaaaatagTGCACAAAAGAGttaaagcaaatgaataaaCATGTGAGACAATATTAATTGTCTGAAACACAATCTGTTTGACTTTTGGTTTATAAAGATCTCTCCACTTTAGTTCCCATGGCAACTATTACATAAAAGCACACTTTTCCTAATCATGTCCACAGAGTTTAAAGCAATTTTGTAATCCAATCAAATGTAAAGAAGAGAATTTGTTTTTGCGTTGAGAAAACTGCTACCTAGTGAGCAAACAGTGACTGGGAGAGGCCAGATTTACAATCATGACCCTAGCAAGACACTTAATTACTGAATAATTAGCAGTTACTGGAGTTTCTTAGCACTTAGAGGAAAGGCTGATGGATAGGGGTTGTGAGAAGAGCTGTTGTTAATTCTGAAGTCTCCCAAGTAGTTGTGCAAAGCGAGAAGCAGCAAACCTTGCTGCGCAGAGAGTTTTCCACCAGCTGACGCAAAATGCAGTCGGGCACGGATTGTgtaacagcagaagcagagactATGAAGCTCTTTGCCCACGCTGAAGCTCTCGAGAACCCAAACCCCGAACACAAGTGACTTCTGGACCCCGCGAACCCGCGCTGAGGCAGCTCAGGCACCGCGGAGCAGAAAGACTGGGCTGTTGGATGGGAACGTGCTTCAAATGGAGCTTCTCTGAGCACAGTCCCATGCGGAGGGGGGTTCTGCTAATCCTCCCCAGCTGTGGACTATGTGAAAGCCAAGCTCACAGGCAACAAGCCCTGTCTGGCTTCTGAGAAGTCAGTAACACCCTCTGTGGGCTTCAGCTAGGATGGGTAGGGTTGAATTATTTCCCCTGATACAGAGGGTTTTTCTGCGGGAGGAAGCATTGATGCAGGGATTGTCTTCCTGGAATGAAATCCAGAGCTACAGAAGAGTAATCAGCTCTTGACTTTAATCGTTCTAATGCTGAAACCAAGTAAACTGTTCTGAGCAGAATTCCAAATGCCAACTTTCCCAAAAGGCCAAAGCCAAAAAACAGCCGAATAAATCAGGCAGGATCAGTTTTACTTCCTACAGCGGCACAAAACGCAGCCCTAGGCCTGCCCAGGACATTCAGGGTCAGCCTGATTTCACCTTGGGCTTTAGGACGATGACTTCACGTCTCCCACCTCATACGATTACCCACAGGAAAGCTCTCTGCATAATCTCTTGGCATTTCATAAATGCGGGCTCTGGAAATGAGGTCAGGGCTCTGCTGTTGTACCTCATCCAACGACTGCGGAGCTTGGGCTGTGTTTGGAGATAATTACCTGGCCCGTCCTCTGCCGTCTCCAAGTGGTCCTTCAAAAGGCCAGCCCCGGGCGGGCAGCcgctgtgctcctgctgctccttcgGCTGGTTTGGTGTTCAGCTCATCGTCAGGATGTGGAAGGGtacaaaaaaaaacaagagagaaaatacataaaaatagagCTGGTTCAATTTGTTCACATTTCAAACATGGATGAATTAACatccggaaaaaaaaaaaaaaaaaaaaaaaaaaaggaaaagagtggGTGAAtttgtgtggattttttaaaatgtttttgaccACTTAGAGAACTGGCTGCATTTGGAAAATTTTATCATCTCCGTGACTCTAACTTTGGGGAAAATGTTGAGACATTCAAGCattttggtctcttttttttttttctccaaaagaaaacccaaaggAAGCAGCCTTTCTACTCCCACTCCTCTCTGTGGGATCTGACTTTCTGAGGCACAGATGTCATCAAGAAAAAGATGATTTATTCATTACACAGGCATGTTTCACTTTATCATATTTTAACCTGTATCAAAACCAACCAGCTCTGTGGGCAGGAGAACGTATCAGCCTTGTTTCGTGGACTCAGTGCCTCACAGCTGAACATCCCCTCGTCTGACAAGCGTTCTTGCCAACTGAAGCTTTTCCACTGGTTAAGATACTCgtaattccttttccttctgtcaaaCAATAATCTGGGTTTGTGCTTCAGCCTCCTTCTGTGCGTCACTAGTGCTCACTCTCTCTAACTGGCCAACTCTTTTCATGAAACTTAGAGAGACTCGATATTTTTGCAACGCAAATGGCCAAAATGACAAGCAGAATTGTGGTTGTATGTTGTGAGGAAGGACTGTAGGCTGACCGCAAAATCCCCTTTAGCTCAGCTCCTAAGGAAAACAACCTAAAAACATGAGTAAGGGTATTACTGGACAAGGAAACTGCTCTCCACGTTAATACCTTGAAAGGTGACAGGGTGTCCCTAGCAGGAGAGCCAGGTAATTTCTAACTGAAGAGGATTTTCTTCAGTCTCTTGCCGTATAGAAACAGTCTCAACTCTGCCACCGTGTGGCAGcgctgaaaaaaacattaaaaaaatttgctattcagtgaaaaaaaaaaaaaaaaaacacaaaaaaacaaaaaaccactcaCCAGTGCAGAGCTCACCCCACTGGGCCAGAAAGCCCCCGCTGTGCACTGTGTGGTTGATTTTACAAACAAGCATTTGCACCTTCTGACCTCCAACACCAGAACTTTGTCCCACCAGAGGGGCTGGAGCTTTGTAGAACCACTTGGGACTTTATTGGAGGATGTGGACAGTTACCGGCATTTGCCGAAAGGGAAGCTGTGGGCAGCCTGACAGCGATCCTCGGGGCTTGGGAGAGTTTTCACCAGTGGTCCTACTTTCGTGGAGGTGCAATTGGAGGCCAATACTGGCTGCTGTAAAGTCACGATACGCTGTTCTCGTCACAAAACTCAGCAGACAAACCTCTTTTCTTCCACCATCACCGAATTTTAACACTAGCACAGCATCCCTTGCAGGCAGGACCATGCGTTCTTCTCACTTCAGTGTGCGAGGAGTTGTGGACAAACTCTGCAATAAGAGAGAACATTAAGGACCTGTAGTAAAACTTATGTAACGTGTTGGCCTGCAATTTAACTCTTGCCACCCACAGAGGGAAAGAACCTTGTTTAGAATCACAAAGATCTTTAGATGCAGGACTAAGCGGAAGGGAGCGGTGCCAAGATGGTCTTGGACACACCACAGGTTGGTCAAGATCAGAGTCACAGGGCTCTGCGGCCTTGTAAATATAAAACTACCTGGCATTGCTCCCGTGAAGGAGTATGATGCCTCTAATGAAGCATGAGGGTAAGAAAGGGATTGGGTTGTGGTGACTAACCAGCAATGAAACCAGTGCTGGCCATCCACCCTCctcacatttctgaaaataaatcttaaagcaacattttttttttttttgccaatcTCATGTCACAATAAAAGAGCAGGCacagaagaagggaaaaggagtaGCATTAGGAGCTATGTTCATTTCTTAAGGTCACTCAGAGCCATCTCATGTTTGTTTGATTATTAAATCTCTTTATTCTGCTGCAAACCTTGAAAGATGAGGCAGACATCTCTCCACGCAGCTTGGGAGAGCTGAGGTGAATAGGCTGgagaaagaacacaaaaaaatacagtcttGTTCTTAAATGCCTCAAAaccttacaaagaaaaaaagcaatgtcCATGTAATAATAGCGGAGATAAAAAGTAATTCACAACAGTCATTACCCTTAAAATAATTACTGGAACCAAGCAAAGGAGGTACAAAGTCATACTTTTCAGGGTCTTTCAAGCTGCTTCCTTAGGGAGCTTGATGTGTGTTTGAAGCTGCTGTTTATTCACAGGGAATGCCCACCAGCCCCTTCCCCCTTGAGCCTGGGAGCATTAAATAGCAAAGTCATTTCACCTGTCTCACACTTCCACAGGTGGGTCCCAGCAGAGCTCTCCTCTACCGTCATTGAAAGGCCATGTTGCAATTGCTCCTGTTGTTGCCTGTATGCCATCAccttttttatcttttgttaACCTGCACGTGGATTAAATCAGATTCATCCTCCACACAGTCATCTGTTCGGatgcaaagaagaaaggaaCATTTAATTATCCTCTTATTCAGCATGAATAAACAGTGGGATCATGCTTCTAGCCACTTTACCCCGCACGCAGGTCAAAGCAAATCGTCACCCAACCTCTGCTCCACATGGTAATGTGACACATTTGTTTATGCACTTATTcttcaatgtattttaaattaccaGGGTGCGTATTTCTACTCTGAAGAGCAGAAGACAGCTCTTTGCATCTCGTCTCATTACTGAATGGGAGTATTCTCGGATTATCAAtaacaaatttgaaaaattcaATTATGACTCAAATGGAATGGTGACAAGCAGGGAGAGTGCTGCAGGCAGTGATTTATTGCTGGACCCTGAATCAATGAATAACGAGCTTCATCAAATCCTTGGTAATGCCTTTGTGTTCTTCTACAAAAAGGAACATACACATTGTACTATGGAGAAGTTGccaacattgaaaaaaaaaaaaacccaaacaaacgctgttttattcttttttgtgCTTTGCTCTAATGGCTGCTGCAGACAAGCTCTCTCCACCTGCCAAGGCCCTAAATTATGGGATATGGAATTATGGCAAAGGCCCCTGTGTCAcagtccattcggtgatggactcgtgatggttcgtttaccttgatctcgaagcacaaaattaaggcaaccaaaatgctaaggggttataattcaatcaagcagtgttgctttattaatttgcccgtaaagcagCACGCGATAGagtagagaaaaaggaaaggcaaaaagaaaagggggaattTGAGGACTATAACTACCACTGAACGAGTCCCAAAGgtgtccctctggtctcaggtcccgtgagaagagtcctgctgctcctctgtcGTGATCTGGGATCCTTCAGTGGGGAGACCTCAACGATGTCCCGTTGGGAATTGTCTTCTATGCTGCTTCACCCCACCTCACTCCCAtagattgaggccaatctctgcctttgttgtGCAATCCAGGCTcaactgcgcaggcccaaagagtccccgcttcgcttgccagaacccgcCTGCAccgcctcggttcaggggtctcttacccgtccgttgggtgacctcaagacccttggcgagcctctgcgtgtgctcttcttcgttggcctttgttacagggaggaggtgaagggcaagtctggctcaagcaacaggtgaaaatccatcttctggacagcagttattgtccccaggtcggagaggccttcgcaacacaattcctctcaggaggtgggggcaagtttggctcaggcagcaggtggagtccatacagcagccattgttacctgtagcccccggcTCAATTCCTTTCTtctggcctctctccaagtcattgtccaataGTTTCTATcagtccatctgttctccaagtccttgatggcgatgttcaggcggaaactgttcttcggaccgactccCACAccctgtggcagttgcactttcccccccacacgccctgagaactggtgtggcagttgcactggtagctgcccatccttccctctcagaactggggccttcaatggggcagcaaatggctctttgtgagacccagagtcggtgggcagggtcgtcagcagaggaggggccaagagcgcccacagcccagagaagctgagaagcttctggaagcCCCACACTCGGGGGcagggtgtagagaagccgagaagcttctggaatgcccacagtcagatctgatcagactataaatggggttcctgccGGAGcccccctttgtgtggtctcctcagagctgcaggtctgccatgctgccgcagtccctccccttagacggaggAGCTATCTGAGGTAACCTCCTGGGGTTGGGTGTGCCTCACCtctgtgtgtgggtgagtgataaattactgaatatatgctttaataagtcctcacCTGGTAGgtgagtgtaaattcctcgtctgggacagacgagtgtaacctccttgcctggtaggcaagcataaattcctcgtctgggacagatgaGTGTGAAGTCCTAGCTGCAGTAGGCCAGTGTGTACctcttatgggcaaaatggggcagagaaGGCTCTGgtctgttttcttgtgagtgcataTGTGCACGCTGTGGTTCCTCATTGTCTTTATTTCACTGCACCCCAAAcaatctcctaacctaatatctgaacctgtatcttatgttatcggagtgctaactaattgtataaaccctgtttctaattggtttatcggtggtacttttccggccagaataaagtttgttttggaccttgttgtccgcctaaacttattttggggtgcctccgtgacgGCCCCTATGAAAGATGCAGGCAAAGGAACCATCCAAAGAAAGGTGACAGTATCACAGCTGCTGGAGAAAACTTTGTGGCAGAGAAACTGTGCATATGGAAGAAGGAGGTTCCTTCCCTTGGGAAGCTGAAGGTGTCAATAGACTGCAGTGAAATGATGTGGGATTTGTCTGCTCATTACCAGTGACcttttttgtggcttttgcttGAGAACTAAGTACTCAAGTCCTAAGTTACTTTCTGCCGTTGGTAACTAAAGATGTGGGAGAGGGAAGCAGGGGTTGAAGTGAAGGAAATCTGTTCTCCCTGTGACTGTGTACAGCACTTTCCTCACCTCACGGAGCCACAACCTGCCCTGACTGCCCAGAGCTCTCGCCCATTCCTCGGGGAGGACTCAAGGCAGAGGAGATTAACGCAGCCGTAGCATTTGCTGTGGCTGGTTATAGAATCAAAGGATCATTTCAGTCAGAAGAGAGGCTcagggtcatcgagtccaaccataacctaacctaactccagcactaaaccgcTGGCAGACCAGGGGCCATATAACCCACCCATGACCAAAATACCCAAAATTCTGCCGTTGACACCAGTCCcgcagccaggtattgatctgctgggtcttcctgtaTCTTCCCTCGTCGTACCCAGCAACTGTGGGGATAGAGGAGAACactacttgtgctcctgatcccttgaccagtcatcccaaggccctgaagtctctcttgatcatctttagtttttccttttcagtttcatcattgcctacctgaaaaattattGGTGGGTAGTAGTCTGAGGGCCTAAGCATGGCAGGAAGTTTCCTTCTCACATCTTCAACCCTGGCCCCACGGAGGCAGCAGATTTCCCTAAGAAGTGGGTCTggcctgcatatagggccttctgttccctttagaagggtGTCTCTTACAACCACAACCCACCTTTTTTTGCTTGTTGGAGTTGTCTCGATGGAGGGTGCAGGGTCACTTATCCTACTGCTGCACCTCAAATTAGCAGAACCACTTCCCTcaatgttgttgtttggtttcacTTGCAAAGCTGTTTTGCAAGGGAACATGGGAGGGTGGGGTGGTCACAATGGGgaccctcctccttctgcacCAGGCAGGAACTTGCTGCCATTTCGCCCTATTCCTGAAGTTGCTGCATTCCACATGCTGAGCCTCATGCCTGTTTGACAGAGGCACCTGGGAAGGTGGAGTGGGTAGGGGGGTGTTTCTTCTGCCACCCTGAGTGTGGACTTGCTTCTGTTCATCCCTTGCTGCTGACCCGCCTTCCTCAGTTAGGCAAGGGGAGGAGACAGGAATCCCTTGTTCTCTGTTTCTTGCTGGTGGTCTTACATGCCCACGAACGGCTAGAGCTTGATCCCACCAGTtgatttccttttccagctccttgatacttctcagcctttccacctcCAATCGCAGCTCTACTACCAGGTTGAGCAGGTCATCtacctgctcacacctcacacaaCTGCTTTCTGTGTTACCACTCCATACCAGTGAAACAGTCTGACATGCTGTGCAGTCTGAAGTCTGGGTGGTTCCATGTTCCTGTGGCAGCTCTGTCTGAGTTGCCACCTCATTCCTGTAGATTGCAGAGTATTTACCTTTGCTCCAGATCAGCCGCTTTTACGGCGATACCCTTGGCGGGACCGTGGCTCTGGGTTGTCCCCCTCGCCTCAGCCTTAGATCTTCATGTAGCTGTGGCTGTGCACGTTGTTTCACTGCATTTAAATCGCCTGCAGTTGCTCCGTAGTTGCTGCTGTACTTGTCGTTCGCCGCTGACTGACTGACACCCACAtcagctcttctgcaaaatgctccctgcttctgcagcagctcagcagcgtATTGGCTTTGTGTGGCAAGGTCGTGTTTGCCAGGGATTACAGCAGTGTCTTCTCTGAGAAGCTGCACCGTGTGCCTGTGTTCCCCGAGGAAGTGATGCACAGACGCAGATGCAGCATTTGTTCAAACACAAGTTTTATTGGCAACTTTGCACATGCTAAAGCTCCCAGAAGGAACGAACGCTGTCAAAGTCAGGAGTGCGGTCGCTGTCCGGGTGGAGACGGAGTCCCTGTCACAAGCCTCCTCGCGATggcctcttcagctgcatcGGGTCCCACTCCCCAGCGAGTGCTTTTGCTGGGCAGGAAAGGTGCAGCAGCAGTTCCCACTGCCGACTGATTGGCGTGTTCCACGTGTCCAGCGTGCTCGTTTCTGCGGCATCAGCTCCCCGGGGCAGAGTGTCCCCCAGACCCCAGAGGACACGCAGAGGCAGATAGAGCCCTTTGTCGCCAATGTAGACATCACcggctgctgtgctggggagacCACTGAGAGGGGAACGCTGCCACTCTTGGCAGAGCACTGCTGCACAGGGTgttccctttgctttctgtgccctgctttctcctctctttttccttcctggaaGACACTGTcacctgccagcagctgtgacctccGCAAACACAGCTCTGTACAGGAAGACCTCTTTCAGTGTCAGTGGAGCACCAGTCTACGAAGCCGACTTCGCAGTGCTAGAAACTCAAGCCACGCGTCCTCATAGGCATCAGGAtcctgctccaggtgctggaagaGGTTGAGCGGTTCAGCCGTTCGCAAATCCGGCGGCAAGATAATCACCTCGGAAACCTTCTCATTGCCGATGAAAAAGTGGTTCAGGCATCTGTCCTCCAGGCAGCTGCGCAGGTACTGCAGGATGTCCTCCAGCCGCTCCAAGAaatccctcctgccccagtccGACAGGGGTATGGTGGTCAGCAGGTGCATCAGAAGGGTCACAAAGGTAGAGTTGGAAAAGTctctgcccagcaggctctggacacagagctgcaggcatctGAGGTGGACGCTGTCAGGCTGTGCCTGCCTGGCAATATGCCTGAAGAACTTCATCTCTGCCACAGAGTAGCTCTCCAGCCAGGTCGTGCTTGGGGTGTAGGCAGCCTCTGTATTGTGGCTGCTCAGGAAGATGTCCGAGTCGCcttgctgcaccccaaagaTCAACTCAATTAAGAGCCTTTTCTCCTGGCCTTGTGTCACTTGGAATTTGCAGGAGCGGTCGGAGGGCAGCATTGTTAGGCGGTGTGTGGCTGATTCGGGCAGAATCCTCCAGGAATGTCTCACCACGTTCTGGAACCAGCGCGCAATTTTCTGCACATGTAGGTAGGAGTCAGTGCAGAGGTCATGTAGGATGCTGGggccctccttcctcctctgctcctcttcGGGGTCATGGAGGAAGCAATGTGTctctcctgccagctgctccatCTCACAGGTACACACCAGCTCCACCCGGATGCGAAAGTACCTCATGGGCCACGCGGAGCCCTGCTCGAGGTGGAAGATGTGTCCACGGGGTGGCTTCAGGGGCAGAAGCAGGCAGTAGGTGATGTCTTCTTTATGAGGACTACAACCTTGGAAGGCACTGCCCACCTCAATGGCTTTTTCCAGCACCGGGTACCACGGATTGAAGAAGACATACTTGAAGACAAAGAGGAATCTTTCCATCAGTTTGTTCACAGCCTCGCAGTCTCTGTCCGAGTTCTGAACTGGCCTCTGGATGTGCTCATCAATAAACTTTCCCAGGTCATCTGCATCCTCATTGTCTTCTTCGGCTTCCTTCTCCTGCGTGTCGTTGCCGGagttctcctcttctctctctggctcACGGCTCCGTTTcctgagccagcagcagagcccgaagagcaggaccaggactccagcaagggcccagcattgccagtgctgcaaggcagagaggagcaggggtgCCCAGGCAAAGCCGCTCTGCTCCTGGTTCCTGTgctcctggctcatctcctctacctcctgccacagccgagTCATCTCCCGGTTCAGCATCTCCGCACGCTGCTCCATGCGCTCGCGCGTCTCCTCATCCGGCTCATAGCCGACCGACTGCACGTTCAGGGTAAGAATTTGCCAAATCCCAAAGAAAATGTCCACGATAGCCATggcctgcaggagaagggagagaaggggctcagtggggctgggcaggagggaggggactGGCGGTGGAGGGAGTGGGGCCGGGGACCAAGGGAGCTGGGGCATGTAGGAGCGGGGccaaggcagctgggaggcagcaagggctgccccagccccggcggcggctgctccgaGCCCTGGCCAAGGTGCTCCCGCGAGCGGCTGGGCCCTCCATGCAGGGTGAGAACCCACCCCCGGGGGCCGCGTTTCTGCCCCggcccccgtccagcccggcctcccCCCACCTGCGCACTCACCGCTGGCCCAGGCCGGActggggcagcgctgctgccGGGGCCCCTTATATACCACCCCGTGGAGACTGGTCCCCTCTGATGTCACAGGCGCCAGAGCGCGTCACAGGCACGCCCGCCGGCCAGCCCGCCCTTCGGCCCCACTCACAGCTGCCCCGGGGTCCCGGTGAAGGCTGGGCCAGAGTTCATGTTCTTCACAGGCCCTTGCGTGGTCCTTCATGTTGGGTTTGttgtcctctgcctgcccatggcaatCTCACAATCATAGAACGTTTCGGGATGGAGGGAGCCCACGAGGAACATGTAGGCCAACCCCACCTGGAGCACTTTGTGcggttctgggcgccacaggagaGGAAGGACATATGTCCAGAGGAGAGCGAGCAGGATGGTGCAAGGCCTTGAGGGCAAGACTTCTGAGGAGTGGCCTGGGTCACTTGtcttgttcagcttggagaagagaaggctgaggggtgacctcattgcagtctacagcttcccgtggcagttgcacatcgCCTGACAATATCCCAAGCTTTTGATAGGATGCTTGATGGCTCTTCAGCACCTACTGTGCCCCgctgtgccccactgtgcctgtgtcCACGTACACAGCTGGGATGGTGCTGACGGTCACGTCTTCCCCACAGCTGGGgtcagggtgacttcacctccccGTGGCTGAGTGGGCAGGAGGGGTGTGACCCTtggtcaattgacagggtcctccACAAAGGAGGTTCcccgagaagcttctggacgatgttgtaatgcccacagccagatctgaccagggTATCTAATGGGGTCCCCTTCGAAGACCCCTTTTGAGTGGCCTTCTGGGAGCAGCGgctctgtgaactggagccctcctcTTAGACGGGGACGCTGTCTgaggagacttcccgggattgagagcgcctcacctcctccctTGGGTGagtggttgtttttctctgctggatatACCCTTGAGTGAGTCGCGGCCTAAACCAGGCAAGTGAATATTTgttctgggtacccttgagtgagaggcctctagtttgGTTTCTGGTGAGTGTACGCATGCACACCGTGGATTTTGGTGATTCTTTGTAGTCACACCCCAATAATGTCCTGAGCTGATATCCGAGTCTGTGAtttatgttgtcggagtgctaaGTAATTGGTATAaacccaggttccagtataagttgtgGAACAAGCcgttagagagcagtgcaggggaaagggagctggtggtcctgggggacagcaggatgaccatgagccagcactgggccctcgtggccaggaaggccaatgggacctggggtggattagaagcggggtggtcaGTAGATCAAGAGGGGTTCTCctgctcctctactctgccctggtgagaccgcatctggaatattgtgtcgagttctgggcccctcagttccagaaggacagggaactgctggagagagtccagcgcagccacgaagatgctgaagggagcggagcacctcccgtgtgaggaaaggctgaggagctggggctcttgagctggagaagaggagactgaggggtgacctcattcatggggatcaatatggaaagggtgagtgtcaggaggatggagccaggctcttcttggtgacaaccaatggtaagacaaggggcaatgggttcaaactggaacacaaaagtttccatttaattgtgagaagaaacttcttcatggtgagggtgccagagcctggcccaggctgcccagggaggttgtggagtctccttctctggagtcatTCAAACCtacctggacaccttcctgtgtaacctcatctgggtgttcctgctccagcgtggggattgaactggatgagctttcgaggtcccttccaatccctgacattctgggattctgtgatactCTGATT
Above is a window of Caloenas nicobarica isolate bCalNic1 chromosome 5, bCalNic1.hap1, whole genome shotgun sequence DNA encoding:
- the LOC135989063 gene encoding inositol 1,4,5-trisphosphate receptor-interacting protein-like 1, which encodes MAIVDIFFGIWQILTLNVQSVGYEPDEETRERMEQRAEMLNREMTRLWQEVEEMSQEHRNQEQSGFAWAPLLLSALQHWQCWALAGVLVLLFGLCCWLRKRSREPEREEENSGNDTQEKEAEEDNEDADDLGKFIDEHIQRPVQNSDRDCEAVNKLMERFLFVFKYVFFNPWYPVLEKAIEVGSAFQGCSPHKEDITYCLLLPLKPPRGHIFHLEQGSAWPMRYFRIRVELVCTCEMEQLAGETHCFLHDPEEEQRRKEGPSILHDLCTDSYLHVQKIARWFQNVVRHSWRILPESATHRLTMLPSDRSCKFQVTQGQEKRLLIELIFGVQQGDSDIFLSSHNTEAAYTPSTTWLESYSVAEMKFFRHIARQAQPDSVHLRCLQLCVQSLLGRDFSNSTFVTLLMHLLTTIPLSDWGRRDFLERLEDILQYLRSCLEDRCLNHFFIGNEKVSEVIILPPDLRTAEPLNLFQHLEQDPDAYEDAWLEFLALRSRLRRLVLH